Genomic window (Acropora muricata isolate sample 2 chromosome 11, ASM3666990v1, whole genome shotgun sequence):
AGTCTACACCAAAGCGgaatggaaataaagttagcACAAGGAGATGGACTGACGAAGAGACGGACATTCGTGAAGTtgctaaaacaaaccaaaaaaaatccGGACAAGGGGTCAGCGAAAATTATAAATACGGTTGGATTTACTGGGACAGACTTGAGTTTTTAATTCCAGATATCAGAGCTGGAAAAAGCAAAGACTGGcataaaacatgttttgataaaacatgttttaagatgttttatgcCGTTTGGCCACTCTGTAAAACATCGACATGTTTTAacctaaaacatgttttagcatgttttacggtaaaacatttaccgtttggacaggccttAACAtgcatcatgaaaaacactgaCGTGGCAACTTTCTTGAAGTCTGATGACCCTGTGGACGAAAGCAAGAGAGTTACCTACTTTTATCAAGGTTCTGGTAATAAATTGTACGGCAATCTTGAAATCTctgaagcaaagaaaaacgaTTCAGGGGTTTATACATGCGTTGCATACAGAGCTGGAATTGTAGTTACCAGGGAATTTGTATTGAAAACAGGTAGGCTAGTATAAAACTTTAAGGATTCAGCAAGCAACCGTTAACATTAACAAATAAATTGGACTTCCGCTTCGCGGTGGTCCGATTCTGATAATCATATCACTTGCATAATTACGGACCAAATtagactccactcagtcctatttcCGTTACTAATTGTACCCATTCTATCACCACATGAGGTGCGCACCGAGGcccacaagtttatcagtctaTGACTGTCATGTGTTACCCTCGTAAAATAAGGAGTTTACCTTACCTTAAATTATGCGCTTGGTTACCAGGGTTTGCGTTTTGTTTCTTATAATTAGTTTTTGCCTGCGTGTAGAATGCGTGGAAAAGATTAAGGGACTAGTCAAGTCCTTGTCCTCTCAACCGTTTCTTTGCCTTTTCTATAGATTTTTCTTCttatatttttacttcttctaGTTGCGTACCCAAGTGGAGTCTCGGCACAAAGAAACAACACATTGTTGGCGCAGTgattgaaatttgcaatttataCTGAATGACATATCTGCAAGGCTGAAAGACGGCGTGATAAATGTATTCGATTTAGGTATAAAATAAACTTTGTGGAGCCGCCATTGAATGTCTTTTAAAAACGTAAAGGACAAAGATCGTCTATGATAGCAAAATACCGCGCATTAGTCTGCTTGAAATGTTCTTTGCGGagaagtttgaaaaaaataaacaaacaataacgacaacaacaaacaaacaaacaaacttgaaCGGAACCGACCCCAGTGAGTACACTTCACATCGAAGACAGCCAGCGGCTTGAGCCGTTAAACCAGTGCGCTTGAGCACCACTCTTGAGCTCATTGGTGAGATTCTTATTACCAGCGACATTTTCTGTTAGGAGCAACTGGCATAAGTTGAAGCCGACTACTTTACCAATAAAttgctgtttttccttttctggtAAAAACAGAAACATTAGGCCATGTTAGTTACAAAACGCATGTTTGGGGACTCGCGCTAGTGGCGTGTCTCATGTAACTGTCACATGTTGGCTTAACTTCGTTTTTTTCCCGATGTGCATAAGTTTCTATTTTGGTTCAGTTGCCTTTGTTTCTGTTTCTCTTTTCCAAACGATTGTATCTATCCAGATAATTTATCGAATGTGCTAGTTATTTTGTTCTTGTTCGACCAGTGAAGAAGTACGCGAAGACATTGGACAGCCGCTCCCAATTTTTTTATACCTTTAAAAACGAAGTTCTTTTaatgtttgaaaaaattaatcaaCCGAATCACTCATCTTGTTTGTCTTtcgagaattttcattgtttcCTGCACTGACCACTGATTGCACTGGCAACAGCCTCTGTAGAATATTAATCCCTAACAGATGGGTCCCGTGCTTTACCAACCGTCTCATTCAAATATGAAGATATGCTGAAAAACACATATTACTCGTACAACGCTTTCTCGGCTCGACAGCCCTCTGAATATTTTCATTGTGTCCTACATTTTGTTCCCAGGATCCCccgtgtgattggttttggttgaaAACTGGCCCGAGAGTTTTAATCAAGCCAATCACCAAACGTAGCAATCACTTTTGAAATCTACtctgataaaaataaacacacATATAAACAAGATTTTAGGCCCATACCATTATAGCGCCTACGGTTAAAATATGAAAGGTCCGATTGGACTATATCAATAAAATTTGCACTTAATCAGTCCTAATCAGGAAGAAATGAGACCGCGGGAACGTCTGATTTTAAATCCATGAAATCTCTCCCAAAGCAAGTgcataaagcctggtttccatatcgttgtatctgtcgtacctgtcgtgtctgtcgtacgaaaaaaattcataggacagatataactttatggaaacctcccgcacaaatgctcaatacaaaagaaacgacgtgtacaacttgttgtacaagatagaatgaattctgtctgtcctatgaatttttttcgtacgacagacacgacagatacgacagatacaacgatatggaaaccaggcttaagaggTCGTGCCACACCTGCCTTCGAACTGAAAAGATCGCACTAAGAAAATGTCTCGGTGACGAATGTGACGTTCTTCCGAGGGAGGAAATGTCGCAACAACTTTTTTTCCGAATCGATGAGACCTTTATGCATCTCCGGTCTATCGACTAGGACAGCCTTTCTTTAGTGACGCCAGCGAACTTGTTGAATAAATAATGTACTGAAGAAACCGAAAATCTGAAATTAATGCTTTGTTCATGATTCACACTCAACCATAGGAGGGCAAAAATTCGTCATCACGAAAATTGATCTGTGCAAAGAGTGACTTTCCGAAAACAGCTTTACGATAAAAGAACAGAGGTTAAGGTGTCGTATGGCGTACTTTGCACATCCATATCGGGACTATTACATGTAAACACATTCTGCAAAAACAGGAGCCGCATCGCCGGCTCCTGACAAAAACTCGGAGTAACCCtttttggggaaaaaatatcCTACCGAGCAGGTttctagagaaaaaaaaaattcatgatgGCCAGAAATCACCCAACAGCCAAAAACTTAAATGGTCGACCCCTGAGCAAAAAGTAAATTGTTTCATTGTGTTTAATTCCCGGAAATGACGTTACACGTTTGCTCACATAGGCGTGAAGATTTCGAGGAAGAATGTCAACATCCGCTTTCTCTGAGAAATTGCCACCTCACTTTAATACGTCACATTCACTTTCCAACGGATATCTTAGGCGCCGTTACACTTTGATTCAATACACTAAACCTGTGTTCAACTCTGCGTTAAAAGCTTCGTCCAGGTGGCAAGTCCTTCATCATCGCGATCGAAGAACTCGAGCGTGTTGTGAAACAAGGTCAACGGATAATTTATTGAGAGCTGGTTTTTCCGAAAGACTGCCCTTATGCTTTCTAAACTATCTTGGGTTTTCTACACTACTCTGATTTTAATCACGTTACTTCGGAAAAACTTTATTGTTGACTCGAAAAATGTGGGATTGCAATCAAAATGCAATGTTCAGGCGATATCATGCTCTTGCAAAGAGAATTACGGCTTGGAAGAGTACGTGACTGTGGAATTATGCCTGAATCACACCAAGTCTCCCTGTCAGGTCAAAGCAGTGATGGATCAGTGTAGGAAAAAAGGCAAGCTTATTGAATTTACTTCCTCGTTTAATTTAATCTTGCATTAATCGCTTGAGAATGTGGAAACGTCGCCTACTTTTTCTATGAACTGGTTAACTAGTTTGCTCGTAGACTCTGTTGCTActacaaatggaaaaaaaaaaaaaaaaactagtgtTCTTAGACAGATTGAAATGAAGTTTGAAGGCTTCCTTCGGGATTCTCGTCAATCGCACGAAACGCTTACAATATTCTGTTTCTGGAATCGAAATGTTCTGACAGTTTCACGATGTATTAACTTTCCTGATTATTTTCAGATTATTTATCGTTACGAGCCATCACGTCTTAGCGTCAAAGGGGGTGGTTGACAGGGGATTGAAAATTCtaaacattcttttaatttagaaaatgatttgaacacaggagtaacataccttgattaaaaatgatcatctgggggACCCCGGAGTTCTGAATAGGATTGTCCTTGTCAACTCAGACTTTCCACAACCAGTGCGGAAGcaatcttcagagtcaagtgattattattactcttcttcttcttcttcttcttcttcttcttcttcttcttcttcttaattcctatgattatcattatcatcattattattattattctatgaAACATCAGCTTACCTCAAGTGATTACTTTGTGATTTATTGACTCCTTGTAGCCTTTTCAAGCCATGCAAGACAGAAACGCAATATGCAAGACTCAAAATGCCAAAATGGAACTTTAACAAATGGTGTTTCTAAATCCCCATCTGAGCCTATTCTTATGGCTGGAACAAATGGCCCTACAAAGATTCGTCATGAAGGGAATGATGCCATATTTCATTGTATAGTTCATTCGTCTCTCCCAGCAAACATAACATGGTTTTATAATGGCAAGCCACTGATGAACGACAGTCTGCATCGATACTTTGAATGCAACACAGTTCTCCACCTTCGATTTGTGTCATCCAAAGATGCAGGGAATTATAGCTGTGTTGTCAACAGTGCACTTGGAAAAACAACAGCTTCCTCTCGACTGTCTGTTATTCGTAAGTAATAATTTGACTctaattataattaataatgGTGTCTTATACTGGTGGTCATACATTATAGAAATTAATTATTCCAATACAGAATGTCAATCCATTTAAAGTCTATGTTTTAATCTTAAATAGCTATTAGCAATAATATTAATCCTTGAAGTGCTGCTATTATGAAATTTGCATTATTTGCccatttgtatcagaaatgcagtaagattctactagaTGTGCTCCTCGATATGAGCATACCAgttttgttaccatggcaacctACTAACCCTAGACCTCCCTGATGTTAAAGGCTTTGCTAACCACCTTTGGCATTCTGTTTGGATATTTGCCTGAtctgcatgatccagcaagcatATATATAGATATGTTAGGTCAATTTGTGGCTttgtttaataaaattaatgttgttcGAGCTTAAAGTCaccaaaaatattgaaatcaggtTGAGGCGACtagaaaagagtgagttgccatgggaaacaattttttttatagttgCAGGTGTGTTCCCTACAGGTAAAACTATTTATAGCCTACCAAGTTTCAATGGCCTCAGATGAAAATTgaccaagatagctctattcaTATACGTAACTGTCTTGGTGTTATATAATGCCTTGAATAAGTGACATCATCAGTTCTCTCACTTgcatattttacacatttttcaaacttaaatgtCTGTAATGCAGATATTTCCGAAAGGTAAAATGTCGTTTTTAACCTTTTCTGGAATTTTATGTGATAAACCTAGTAATTCAACGGATCTCAATTTGATTGTAGTAGCACGTTAAAGGGGAAGTGAGAAATTCACCACTAATGTTATCAATTCACCACTAATATTATCGTACGTTGATTTTAAGACAAAAACAGACAAAAGCACAATACTTTCCTtatcaatagaccattttacagttgtgtactCAGTGGGGCAAGTATTGGTGTAAAAATGAGATCTCAATTCTGTTTCaccttgaattttgaattttgaatttcttctttTCATTGTTAACTGATACTAAGTTTGCTATTCGATGTGTGATGTGAGGTGCACTGTACTAAAAGGGAAACCAACTGGTGACTCCCTCATCCCCTGAAGATGATATTACTTGACAAGTAATCCTCAGGAGAAATCCAATGTCATTTTAAGCAATGGATCCAAATCAAGATTCTGGCTAcggttgttcaaaggttggatggCACTGTCCATTGGAGAAAGCACTATCCCTGAATAACTCAGTATATTTTGGTGGTAATTATATCCAACTGTCATCAGTTTAAGGGTTTGATAGCACTGTCCATTGCATAATTAGGGTTTTGCATGGTACATTGGATAATTGCTACCAAAAGTTATTGACTTATCCAATACTATTGATTTGTTTGATAGCACTGTTCATacctttaaataactgagtccTGGCCTCTCCACTGGTAACAGTTGCAGTGGTCATTTTTGTAGAAATTATGATTAATGATAGGGTTTTCTCCTTTGACACTTCTTTAAGTAATGCTCTTATCAGTGATGAAGAGGCGTCCATCTTTGACAATACGGCTATCATAAAGGTGTTGCTTGATGGATGAACTCCTCCTagaattattatcattgctattatttatcattattattattactattattattattattattattattattattattaatattattttattttattattattttttttttaacagccaAAGACAAAGACCCAACAATCTATTTCATAGGGCTAGAGAAAGGCAACACTGCAATTGTTGGAAGGAATGTGAATTTAACATGCATAATTCACAATCCTCAAGTACAGAATACATTTGAAAAAGATGGAAGGAACTTAGACGAGGACAAACACTACACTTATCATAACTTTGGAGACGATGAAGGCAAAATTAAACGCTCTGTTCTAGAAATAAAGAATGTTGCTTTGGAAGACGAGGGAAACTACACGTGCGTTGCATTTCGGGATGGTGCTACTACAAGATCCAATTTTTACCTCATAGTTGGTGGGTAtttaaattaagttaagtttGGTTGATTCCGGTAAACGAGGTGACAAAAGGTCGATTGTCACCGTGTTAATAGACTTAAAAGTGGTTGACATGTAATAACTTTATGGCTGACCTTTTTAAACCTAGGTAGAATACAGTTCCCGAAGCAACCAGGTCCAAAgttctcgaagcatggttagcgctaaccagcgttaactccCGAAATTTATAatataactaagatagtacgcgcgctgtgATTGGCCAAGAGGCGAGCTTGCATGaaagtatgtaaacatggttgtgtgacgtaaagatacacgagttgtaaacacgccacatCGCCGGTCACCAGATTGTCAAATGTAAAGGCCCTTTTACACAGTCGATTTTTGCGGCGATTTCATGGCGATTTCGTGGCGATTCCACGACCTTTTTGCAGCGGTTAGCACGGAGCGCATGCGATGTTAACACTAAGCATGACAGCACCATGTCtccaataggccagtttcgaattgtgcagtAACAAAAGAACACagtcgaggttcaggggaataattagcattttgtattgttcaaaacaaaggaaaatgcaaattatttccCTGAACCTCGAgtctgttcttttgttcctgcacaattcgaaactagcctaCTGTACAGCATTGTTGCAAATAAAACTGTAACATGGAAATGGACGTAGAGACGACTCAAACAGCTGCGGTTTTCCTTAGGAATTGGCACAGTTATACTTTGTCGCCGCCAAAAAAAACGTCGACGGCGAAAAATTTGGGTTAAGCCGTGTAGTCCGCCGAACATGTTTAAAGAGGCAGTCTGCCTGTGCCCAACGGCTTATTAAATATTCTTCTTCTGAAGGCGACCAAGTTTTCTTGCTTCCTTTGGAGCTTTCTCCTTTTTTGGGCAACTTTTTTGAAGTCGTGTTACAAGcaacgtccgccatgtttgtgaCAAACTTCCCTCGGGGGTACACCAAAGTAGGTTTTTGttactctcaaactgaaaaaatcgcCAGTAAATCGCCTCAAAATTCGAGCACGTTCGGAATCGCGGCGGCAAATCGCCACGAAATCGCCATGAAATTTCCGCCAGTTTACACGGGCGATTTGGAATCGtctgtgtaaacgggccttaagttttgattggtcagtcgagaaatgccattgtcaaattaatctTGTAgaaagatacgttttgatcagaaaaatgatttttttttcaacttttcacgCGTTGTAGTTTCTGGAGGAAGTTactttataaaagcaatagaaaacgatTCTCCttgaggggttgggagaattctcgacagttaacCAAACCCCCGACTTCGTCTCgcgtttgcataactgtcttgagttctcccaacccctctcgtgtttgtataaggctatgcaaacacggaaaacgttttctattgtttAGTTCCTCACTgagacgagtaaaatcgtctggcgttagacagagtaaaatctataagtgccctgagcgcacCTACGGCAgtgggttccccattgacgagtaaaatctgtaaatgCCCTGAGCGCACCTACGTCAGTTAAAGCGTTAATCAACTCGTTATATACGCAACTTTCGTGTTTCCCTGACAGTAGAACAACCAAAGCGTCTGAAACGTTTTTTCCCATCAGAAACACCCCATCCTTAGAACAATGATCCTTCTTTGTAACATTCAGCAACTTTCTTTCaacaagttttctttctttttttcagtgcGGCCTCCAAACCCCACGTCTGGTAAAGTACTCGGTTCGTTGAGATCGCTCGTAAAACGACACAAATTAGTCTAGTCTTTAATTAGGTCATTTCTTTCAAAGAGTTGTCagttaaatgaagtaatctgcgGTTCGAGATGAGCTTCACAAGTTTAAGGAATTAGGCTGATTTAGTAACATGACAGGAACGTCAGATGGCAACGGGAGGACGTGCAGAATAGACTGGATTCTGTTCTATTTTGACCATATTAGGATGTTTGTACTGCGTGCAACCTCTTGCTTTCCCGTTCTCTTTCTAAATCAGTCTATTAACGCCATGACGACGGCGATAGCAACAACGACGTCACTCCAAATCCAAGATCGCATCATTGTTTCTAGTCGTGAGGAATATAAAATGAGAACTGACTGACTCGGCATTAAAGTGATATGAGAGGCGCCTTTTTGGGAAAGCCTCCATGTTGAAAGCCGAGAAGACCCTGGGGACAAGGTTGCCTGGGTTGTGCGCGCTATTTCCTCTGTTTTTAGACTGTATTATCGCGCTATGTggtttttccaaaaaaaaaaaaaaacagcgcaGATCAGATAGCAGAAGCGCAAACGCGCATGCATCAAGCTTCCATATTCCAGCTCCTAATAGTTCTGTTGAATCTGTACTTCTCTTATTATTGACTACATAATGCTATATATTCGCTCCTCGCCTTCTTTCTCGATTCCCTGGAAATGCGTCGTAAAGCAAAATTGACCCGCTTTAATATTTTTCTCTTCATCAGAAAGGACGGGTTCTCCTGGTGGCTCTTCCACAAAGACCTTAGCACTTGTATTTGGAGGTATCGGTGTGCTGATTCTTGTGGGCTTAGCATTTATTAGCCTTCGTAACAGAAGGCAACGGTTGTCACGCTACTTGACGGAAAGGAGCCGAAACAGCAACCAGGAGGCTAGAGTTCCATTATCACAAACAGAATTATCTGTCACGCAGACTGAGCCGAACGGCGAGTGCGTAAACGAAGCAAACCACAATCATG
Coding sequences:
- the LOC136890110 gene encoding uncharacterized protein isoform X1; protein product: MLSKLSWVFYTTLILITLLRKNFIVDSKNVGLQSKCNVQAISCSCKENYGLEEYVTVELCLNHTKSPCQVKAVMDQCRKKAFSSHARQKRNMQDSKCQNGTLTNGVSKSPSEPILMAGTNGPTKIRHEGNDAIFHCIVHSSLPANITWFYNGKPLMNDSLHRYFECNTVLHLRFVSSKDAGNYSCVVNSALGKTTASSRLSVIPKDKDPTIYFIGLEKGNTAIVGRNVNLTCIIHNPQVQNTFEKDGRNLDEDKHYTYHNFGDDEGKIKRSVLEIKNVALEDEGNYTCVAFRDGATTRSNFYLIVVRPPNPTSGKVLERTGSPGGSSTKTLALVFGGIGVLILVGLAFISLRNRRQRLSRYLTERSRNSNQEARVPLSQTELSVTQTEPNGECVNEANHNHENIEKRPPEKDYDARYDVFICYSYKDIGWVKELVAELEKLHFVCCIDFRDFVPGAAIVENISEAIYYSAKTIAVLSPNFLNSEWCNRELQQALTRTRKHQVVPIVYRSCAIPLTLQDKTYLDWENCLVKPFFWEQLEKALKRPCDGWIGQ
- the LOC136890110 gene encoding uncharacterized protein isoform X2, producing the protein MLSKLSWVFYTTLILITLLRKNFIVDSKNVGLQSKCNVQAISCSCKENYGLEEYVTVELCLNHTKSPCQVKAVMDQCRKKAFSSHARQKRNMQDSKCQNGTLTNGVSKSPSEPILMAGTNGPTKIRHEGNDAIFHCIVHSSLPANITWFYNGKPLMNDSLHRYFECNTVLHLRFVSSKDAGNYSCVVNSALGKTTASSRLSVIPKDKDPTIYFIGLEKGNTAIVGRNVNLTCIIHNPQVQNTFEKDGRNLDEDKHYTYHNFGDDEGKIKRSVLEIKNVALEDEGNYTCVAFRDGATTRSNFYLIVVRPPNPTSERTGSPGGSSTKTLALVFGGIGVLILVGLAFISLRNRRQRLSRYLTERSRNSNQEARVPLSQTELSVTQTEPNGECVNEANHNHENIEKRPPEKDYDARYDVFICYSYKDIGWVKELVAELEKLHFVCCIDFRDFVPGAAIVENISEAIYYSAKTIAVLSPNFLNSEWCNRELQQALTRTRKHQVVPIVYRSCAIPLTLQDKTYLDWENCLVKPFFWEQLEKALKRPCDGWIGQ